From the Pseudomonas lalucatii genome, the window GCGTTGCGCGACGACGGCCGCCTGCCGCTGTTTCTCGACGGCATGTACGGCAATCAACCGGACAGATGGAGCAGCGACCTACAGGGCATCCCCCGCCTGCGGGTGATCACCAACTACTTCACCCGCATGCGCTTCTGCACGGCCGACGGCACCCTGGACCTGAAGAGCAAGGAAGGCCCCGACAGCGCCCCGCCCGGCTATGCCCCCTGGTTCAGTCACGCGAACCGCAAGACCCGCGGCCAGCAGATCGTCTTCGGCCATTGGGCGGCACTGGAGGGGCGCTGCGACGAGCCCGGCCTGTTCGCCCTGGATACCGGCTGCGTCTGGGGCGGCGCCATGACCCTACTGAATATCGACAGCGGCGAACGCCATCGCTGCGCCTGCAACGAGGAAAGACCATGAGCGAGTTCAAGCGCATCTCCCCCCAACAGGCGCACGAGCTGCGCGCACAGGGCGCAGTGGTGGTCGACATCCGCGACCCGCAGAGCTTCGCCCTCGCCCACATCAGCGGTTCGCAGCATCTGGACAACTACTCCCTGGCCGACTTCATCGCCCGCGCCGACCTCGACGCCCCGCTGATCGTCACCTGCTACCACGGCAACTCCAGCCAGAGCGCCGCCGCCTATCTGGTCGGCCAGGGCTTCACCGAGGTCTATAGCCTGGATGGCGGCTTCGAGCTGTGGCGCGGCAGCTACCCCGCCGACGTCACTCCGGGCTCGGCCGAGTAAAAAAATAGCGCCCAGCGCCTCGCGGCAACCCCGCGTCGCGCCTGCTTCAGCGCCTAGCGCCGCGCACGGCAACAACTTGTTATCGTTGCGCCACCCTTGCTCTTCCAGATTCCGAACTATCCTTACCTCAGGCCATCCAAAAATCAGGGAAAGCCGGCTGCCCGGCTTCAGGCCAACGGTAACGACCTTTTGTTTTCTGGGGGATCCTCGTCGGCAGTCTTATCGGCTGCGTGTCGGCACCCGAACGACCGATCCCTCGCCCGGCTCCGAGCATCGACCGAGGTGACGTCATGAGTATTTTCAGCCACTTCCAACAACGCTTCGAAGCGACTCGCCAGGAGGAATACAGCCTCCAGGAGTATCTCGAGCTGTGCAAACAGGATCGCAGCGCCTACGCCACGGCAGCCGAGCGCATGCTCATGGCCATCGGCGAGCCTGAGCTGATCGATACCTCGAGCAACTCTAGACTGTCGCGTATCTTCTCCAACAAGATGATCCGCCGCTACCCGGCCTTTGCCGACTTCCACGGCATGGAAGAGTGCATCGACCAGATCGTCGCCTTCTTCCGCCATTCCGCCCAGGGCCTGGAAGAGAAGAAGCAGATCCTCTACCTGCTGGGGCCGGTCGGCGGCGGCAAGTCGTCCCTGGCGGAAAAGCTCAAGCAGCTGATGGAGAGAGTGCCCTTCTACGCCATCAAGGGCTCGCCGGTGTTCGAGTCGCCCCTCGGCCTGTTCAATGCCGCCGAAGACGCCACCATCCTCGAAGAAGACTTCGGCATCCCCCGGCGTTACCTGTCCACCGCGATGTCGCCCTGGGCGACCAAGCGCCTGTCCGAACTCGGTGGCGACATCAGCCAGTTCCGCGTGGTCAAGCTGTACCCCTCGATCCTCAACCAGATTGCCATCGCCAAGACCGAGCCGGGCGACGAGAACAACCAGGACATCTCCGCCCTGGTCGGCAAGGTGGATATCCGCAAGCTGGAGGAATTCCCGCAGAACGACGCCGACGCCTACAGCTATTCCGGCGCCCTGTGCCGCGCCAACCAGGGCCTGATGGAATTCGTCGAGATGTTCAAGGCACCGATCAAGGTGCTGCACCCGCTGCTGACCGCCACCCAGGAGGGCAACTACAACAGCACCGAAGGCCTCGGCGGCCTGCCGTTCAGCGGCATCCTGCTGGCCCACTCGAACGAATCCGAGTGGCACAGCTTCCGCAACAACAAGAACAACGAGGCGTTCATCGACCGCATCTACATCGTCAAGGTGCCCTACTGCCTGCGCGTCACCGACGAGATCAAGATCTACGACAAGCTCCTGGCCAACAGCTCCCTCGCCCATGCCCACTGCGCCCCCGATACCCTGAAGATGCTGGCGCAGTTCTCCGTGCTGTCGCGGCTGAAGGAGCCGGAGAACTCCAATATCTACTCGAAGATGCGCGTCTATGACGGCGAGAACCTCAAGGACACCGATCCCAAGGCCAAGTCGATCCAGGAGTATCGCGACAACGCCGGGGTCGACGAGGGCATGAACGGCCTGTCGACCCGCTTCGCCTTCAAGATCCTGTCCAAGGTGTTCAACTTCGACTCCCACGAGGTCGCGGCCAACCCGGTGCACCTGCTCTATGTGCTGGAGCAGCAGATCGAGCAGGAGCAGTTCCCGGCCGAGGTCCGCGAGCGCTACCTGCGCTTCATCAAGGAGTACCTGGCACCGCGTTACATCGAGTTCATCGGCAAGGAGATCCAGACCGCCTACCTCGAGTCCTACAGCGAGTACGGGCAGAACATCTTCGACCGCTACGTGCTGTACGCCGACTTCTGGATTCAGGACCAGGAATACCGCGACCCGGAAACCGGCGAGATCCTCAACCGCGTGGCGCTCAACGAGGAACTGGAGAAGATCGAGAAGCCGGCCGGCATCAGCAACCCGAAAGACTTCCGCAACGAGATCGTCAACTTCGTGCTGCGCGCCCGCGCCAACAACAACGGCAAGAACCCGACCTGGCTCAGCTACGAGAAGCTGCGCGTGGTAATCGAGAAGAAGATGTTCTCCAACACCGAAGACCTCTTGCCGGTCATCAGCTTCAACGCCAAGGCGAGCAAGGAGGACCAACAGAAGCACAACGACTTCGTCAAGCGCATGGTCGAGCGCGGCTATACCGACAAACAGGTACGGCTGCTCTCCGAATGGTATCTGCGGGTGCGCAAATCGCAGTAACGCGGCCTCAAGCCATCGGCCTCAGGCTGCTCCCGGAGCGGCAGCAGCCTGGGGTCTGCAGCGCAAAGCTCCCTGGAGGGGCCTATGAGCTATGTGATCGACCGGCGCCTGAGCGGCAAGAACAAGAGCACGGTTAACCGCCAGCGTTTCTTGCGGCGCTACCGTGAGCACATCAAGAAGGCGGTGGAGGAGGCAGTCAGCCGGCGCTCCATCACCGACATGGAACACGGCGAACAGATCAGCATTCCCGGCCGCGACATCGACGAGCCCGTACTGCACCACGGCAGCGGCGGACGGCGCACCATCGTCCATCCCGGCAACAAGGAGTTCATCGCCGGCGAACACATCCCCCGCCCGCCAGGCGGCGGCGGTGGCAAGGGCGGCGGCAAGGCCAGCAACACCGGCGAAGGCATGGATGAGTTCGTCTTCCAGATCACCCAGGAAGAGTTCCTCGACTTCATGTTCGAGGACCTGGAGCTGCCCAATCTGGTCAAACGCCACCTGACCGGCGCCGACACCTTCAAGACGGTGCGCGCCGGCATCAGCAACGTCGGCAACCCTTCGCGCATCAATATCGTCCGCACCCTGCGCTCGGCCCATGCGCGGCGCATCGCCCTGTCCGGCAGCAGCCGCAGCAGATTGCGCGAAGCGCTGGCCGAACTGGAACGCCTGAAGCGCGAGGAGCCCGACAACCTGGGCGACATCCAGGCCATGGAGACGGAAATCGGCCGGCTGCGCGCGCACATCGCCCGCCTGCCCTTCCTCGACACCTTCGACCTCAAGTACAACCTGCTGGTCAAGCAGCCCAATCCCAGTTCCAAGGCGGTGATGTTCTGCCTGATGGACGTCTCCGGCTCCATGACCCAAGCGACCAAGGACGTCGCCAAGCGTTTCTTCATCCTGCTCTACCTGTTCCTCAAGCGCAGCTACGACAAGATCGATGTGGTGTTCATCCGCCACCACACCAGCGCCAAGGAGGTCGACGAGGAGGAGTTCTTCTATTCCCGCGAGACCGGCGGCACCATCGTCTCCAGTGCGCTCAAGCTGATGCAGGAGATCATGGCCGAGCGCTACCCGATCAACGAGTGGAACATCTACGGCGCCCAGGCGTCGGATGGCGACAACTGGAATGACGATTCGCCGATCTGTCGCGATATCCTGATGAAGCAGATCATGCCGTTCGTGCAGTACTTCACCTACGTCGAGATCACCCCGCGCGAACACCAGGCGTTATGGTTCGAGTACGAGCAGGTCTGCGAAAGCTTCGAGGATACCTTCGCCCAGCAGCAGTTGGTTTCGGCGGCGGATATCTACCCGGTGTTCCGCGAACTGTTCCAGCGGAGGCTCGTGACATGACCCCTTATGACGATGCAGCCCGCGGCGGCGCGAAGCGGCGCGAGCCGCTCGCCACCGGCTCGGAGTGGACCTTCGAGCTGATTCGCGCCTTCGACCGCGAGATCGGCCGCCTGGCCGAGCGCTACGCGCTGGACACCTACCCCAACCAGATCGAAGTGATCACCGCCGAACAGATGATGGACGCCTATGCCTCGGTAGGCATGCCGTTGGGCTACCACCACTGGTCCTATGGCAAACATTTCCTCAGCACCGAGAAGAACTACAAGCGCGGCCAGATGGGCCTGGCATACGAGATCGTGATCAACTCCGACCCCTGCATCGCCTACCTGATGGAAGAGAACACCCTGTGCATGCAGGCGCTGGTGATCGCCCATGCCTGCTACGGGCACAACAGCTTCTTCAAGGGCAACTACCTGTTCCGCACCTGGACCGACGCCAGCTCGATCATCGACTACCTGGTGTTCGCCAAGCAGTACATCACTCAGTGCGAGGAGCGCCACGGCATCGACGCGGTGGAGGACCTGCTCGACTCCTGCCATGCCCTGATGAACTACGGAGTCGACCGCTACAAGCGCCCCTACCCGATCTCCGCCGAAGAGGAGCGCCGCCGCCAGAAGGAGCGCGAAGAGCACCTGCAGAAGCAGATCAACGACCTCTGGCGCACCATTCCCAAGGGGGCCAGCAAGGACAGCGAACAGGACAGCAAGCGCTTCCCCGCCGAGCCCCAGGAAAACATCCTGTACTTCCTGGAGAAACACGCGCCGCTGCTCGAGCCCTGGCAGCGCGAGGTGATCCGCATCGTGCGCAAGATCGCCCAGTACTTCTACCCGCAGCGCCAAACCCAGGTGATGAACGAGGGCTGGGCCAGCTTCTGGCACTACACCCTGATGAACGACCTGTACGACGAAGGCCTGATCACCGAAGGCTTCATTCTCGAGTTCCTGCAGTCGCACACCAGCGTGATCTACCAGCCCCCCTTCGACAGCCCGTACTACAGCGGCATCAACCCCTACACCCTGGGCTTCGCCATGTACCGCGACATCCGCCGCATCTGCGAGGAGCCCACCGAGGAGGACCGCCGCTGGTTCCCCGATATCGCCGGCAGCGACTGGCTCAGCACCCTGAAGTTCGCCATGCGCAGTTTCAAGGACGAGAGCTTCATCCTGCAGTACCTGTCGCCCAAGGTGATTCGCGACCTCAAGCTGTTCAGCGTCCTCGACGACGACCAGAAGGACGAGCTGGTGGTGCCGGCCATCCACGACGAGGCGGGCTACCGCATCATCCGCGAGACCCTGGCGGCGCAGTACAACCTGGGCAATCGCGAGCCCAACGTGCAGATCTGGAGCATCGACCGCCGGGGCGACCGCTCGCTGACCCTGCGCCATCAGCAGCACGACCGCAAGCCCCTGGGCAGCTCCACCGAAGAAGTGATGAAGCACCTGCATCGCCTGTGGGGCTTCGATATCCACATGGAGACCTTCCAGGGCGACCAGCTGATCGAGACCCACCATGTGCCGCCCAAGGGCGAGACCGAGCAGGAGGGCGACTACCCCCGCCTCGACCTGGTCATTCCGCCGATCTGAACCGCAGCGCCGCCACTCCCAAGCGGCGCAACCAGGACGGCGCAGCCGTCCAGCCCGAGTTCGCCCGAGAGAAGAAGTCTTTTCCCTGCCCCTGCCTCAGCCGCTATCCTCTGCGGCAACGGAGGTGGTCATGCAGATATACAAGGTAGGTGGTGCGGTACGCGACCGCCTGTTGGGGCGGGCGGTCGAGGAGACCGACTGGGTGGTGGTCGGCGCGACCGCCGAACAGCTGCTGGCCCAGGGCTTTCGCCCGGTGGGCGCAGACTTCCCGGTGTTCCTGCACCCCACCACCGGCGAGGAGTACGCCCTGGCCCGTACCGAACGCAAGAGCGGCCGCGGCTACGGCGGTTTCACCTTCTACGCCAGCCCGGATGTCACCCTCGAAGACGACCTGATCCGCCGCGACCTGACGGTCAACGCCATGGCCGAAGACGACCAGGGGCAGATCATCGACCCCTACGGCGGCCGGCGCGACCTCGCGGCCGGCATTCTGCGCCATGTCTCCCCCGCCTTCGCCGAGGATCCGCTGCGGGTCCTGCGAGTCGCCCGCTTCGCCGCGCGCTACGCCGCCGACGGCTTCCGCGTGGCGGCCGAGACCCTGGCGCTGATGCGCCAACTCAGCGAGTCCGGCGAGCTGGCCGCCCTCACCCCCGAGCGCAGCTGGAAGGAGATTTCCCGCGCCCTGCTCGAACCGCGTCCCGACGTATTCGTTCAGGTGCTGCGTGACTGCGGCGCGCTCCAGGCCCTGCTGCCGGAGGTCGACCGGCTGTTCGGCGTCCCCCAGCCTGCCGCCCACCATCCTGAGATCGACACCGGCCGGCACGTCCTCGACGTTCTCCGCCAATGCGCCGAGCACCGGCAGCCGCTGACGGTGCGCTGGGCCTGCCTGCTGCATGACGTCGGCAAGGGCTTGACCCCGCCCGCGGACTGGCCACGGCATATCGCCCACGAACAGCGAGGCCTGCCGGCCATCCGCGCGATCAACCAGCGCTGCAAGGCGCCGAAAGACTGCCAGGAGCTGGCCCTGCTGGTGGGCGAATTCCACAGCCACGGCCATCGTGCCCTGGAGCTCAAGGCCACGACCCTGCTGGAACTGCTGCAAAGCTTCGACGTCTACCGCCGCCCACAACGCTTCGCGGAATTCATCGCCGCCTGCGAAATGGACGCCCGCGGCCGCAGCGGCCTGGAACGGCGCGCCTACCCGCAGGCCGATTACCTGCGCGGCGCCATGCAGGCAGCCTGCGCGGTCGCCGTGCAGCCACTACTGGAGCAGGGGTTCAAGGGGCCGGAACTGGGCGCGGCACTGAAACGCGAACGCCTGCAGGCACTCAAGGCCTACAGGGAGCACCACGGGAACTAACCCAGGCCGGCCGGCGGGAAGGCCTGAAGCAGTGCCGCAGGCGTCAGCTCCCGGTCCCGCCACTGAAACGGCACGGGCCACAACTGCTGCTCGATCCGCGCCGCCTGCCACAGCTCGGCGAAGCGACGTTGCGCCCCCGGATGCACCCCTTCCGGCGCCAGCAGCGCCAGCGGCCAGAGCACGAAGGCGTTCTTGAGAATCTCCGCACGCGGCAGCACCAGGCCGTCGAAGTTGCCGACCCGGTCGCCGTACAGCAGCACATCGATGTCCAGCGGCAGCCCCTTGCGCTCCGGCGCGTAACGACCGTTGTCCGCCTCGATGAACTTCAAGCGCCGATCCAGCTCCCCCAGCGGCAACGGGCTATAGCCGGCCACCACCAGATTGAAGAAGGGGCCGCTCTTGATCCCCACCGCACGGCTCTCGAACACCGGCGAGCAGCGCATGTCGCTCAGCAGGCCGGCCAGCGCGTCGAGCCCCGCACGCAGGTGCGCCTCGCGCTCGATATTGCTACCGAGGCCGAGGAAAACCGGAGTCAGCGACATCCGCGCTCGATCTCCACGCCGACGCCGCCCGCCGCAGCGGGCACCGCGCCAGGCTTGGTCAGCTTGAGGCGCAGCCAGGGAATCTGGAACTCGGCCATCAGCAACTCGGCCAGCCGCTCGGCCAGGGTCTCCACCAGGATGAATTGCGACTCGCCGACATAGGCCTGGACCCGCGCGGCCACGGCGGCATAGTCCAGCGCCTCGTTCAGATCATCGCCAGCCGCCGCCGGGCGGTTGTCCCAGCCCAGGTACAGATCCAGGCGCAGGCACTGGCGAATGGTGCGCTCCCAGTCATAGGCGCCGATCACCGTATCGACTTCCAGCCCCTCGATAAACACTATGTCCAAGCACACTCTCCACAACGCGGCATGGCCGCGGCACTGCGCCGGCACCCTGTGCACCACTGCTGCGCAGGACTATACGGCATTGATCGCGGACTCGAATGTCCATTTACGACGCACCTTGCAGCAACTCCCAGCCTAGGCCGGGCCGGGCGCCTTGTCAGCGCTCTCGGCGCCCCGACCTAGCTCGCTCCCGGCCGCGGCGGCCTGTAGAATCGGGTCATCCCTCGACGCGGAACGGATACCATGTTTTGGCTGCTGGCGGTCTTCGCCTACCTGCTGGGCTCGCTGTCCTTCGCCATCCTGCTCAGCCGCGTGGCCGGCGGACCGGATCCTCGCGCCAGCGGCTCGGGCAACCCCGGCGCCACCAACATGTTGCGCCTGGCCGGAAAGCGCCTGGCCGGACTGACCCTGCTGGGCGACCTGCTCAAGGGCCTGCTGCCCGTGCTGGTCGCCAAGCTGTTCGGCCTGAGCCTGCAGCAACAGGCCTGGGTCGGCCTCGCGGCAGTGATCGGCCACCTCTATCCCCTGTACTTCCGCTTCAGTGGCGGCAAGGGCGTGGCCACCTCCGCCGGCATGCTGCTGGGGCTCTACCCCCCTGCCGCCCTCCTGGCGCTGACCGCCTGGCTGCTGACCTTTATCCTGACCCGCACCAGTTCGTTGGCGGCGCTCATCGCCACCCCCCTGACCCTGCCGCTGCTGGCCTGGCAGCAACCGGCAGCACTGCTGCCGGTAAGCGTGCTGACCGGGCTGGTCGTCTGGCGCCATCGCGGCAATCTACGCGACCTGTTCGCCGGACGCGAACGGCACTTCTGAACCACCACCCGCTCAGCCGGTTAACCGCTCCGCGCACCGCCGCTACAGTGGCGGCAAGCGCTCCATCGGCCAGCGTGCCTGCACCGCGATGCTCAGCCCCTCACGCTGCCCGGCCTTGAGCCGCTGGCAGCCGGCGTAGGCGATCATCGCACCATTGTCGGTGCAGAAGGCCGGGCGCGCATAGAACACCTGCCCCTTCAGCCCGGCCAGCATCGCCTCCAGGGATTCACGCAAGGCCTTGTTGGCACTGACGCCGCCGGCGATCACCAGGCTGTTCAAGCCAGTCTGCTTGAGCGCCCGGCGGCACTTGATGGCGAGGGTGTCGACCACCGCCTGCTGGAACGCCAGGGCGATGTCGCAGCGGGTCTGCTCGCTGTCGTCGCCCGCCTCGCGGCACTGCTGCCAGGTATTCAGGGTAAAGGTCTTGAGGCCGCTGAAGCTGAAGTCCAGGCCCGGCCGGTCGGTCATGGGCCGGGGAAACACGAAGCGGCCGGGCGAGCCCTGCACGGCCAGGCGGGCGATCTCCGGCCCGCCCGGGTAGCGCAAGCCCATCAGCTTGGCCGTCTTGTCGAAGGCTTCGCCGGCCGCGTCGTCGAGCGACTCGCCCAGCAACTGGTACTGGCCGATGCCGTCGACGCGCACCAGCTGGGTATGGCCACCGGACACCAGCAAGGCGACGAAGGGAAAGCTCGGCGGCTGCGCCTCCAGCATCGGCGCCAGCAGGTGGCCCTCCATATGGTGCACACCGAGCGCGGGAACCCCCCAGGCGAACGCCAGGGCCTGGGCGCAGGAGGCGCCGACCAGCAGCGCGCCGACCAGGCCGGGGCCGGCGGTATAGGCTATCGCGTCGATCTCGCCGGGCGTACACTGCGCCTCGGCCAGTACTTCGCGAATCAGCGGCAGCATGCGCTTGACGTGATCGCGCGAGGCCAGCTCGGGCACCACCCCGCCATAGATGCGGTGCAGGTCGATCTGGCTGAACAGCGCGTCCGCCAACAGGCCGCGCTCGCTGTGGTAGAGCGCGACACCGGTCTCGTCGCAGGAAGTTTCCAATCCCAGTACCAGCATGGGCAACGCCTTGATTTGAAGGGACATGATATCGAAGCCGCGCATAATAATAGGCAGGCGCGGAAGCCGACCAGCGCTTTTCGATCAGAGGCTTTGCATTCCCGGCGACGAGACGGTAACATCCGCAACCCTTAAAAACCTACGTCCTCCCGCGCCATTTGCCAGGAGTACGTTACCCCCCGGTAATAAAGAAGGTACGCCCTGGATGCCAGCCGTCAAAGTTAAAGAGAACGAACCCTTCGACGTAGCTCTGCGTCGTTTCAAGCGCTCCTGCGAAAAAGCCGGCATTCTGGCCGAAGTTCGTAGCCGCGAATTCTACGAAAAGCCGACCGCCGAGCGTAAGCGCAAGGCCGCTGCCGCCGTCAAGCGTCACGCCAAGAAAGTGCAGCGCGAGCAGCGCCGCAGCGTGCGCCTGTACTAACAGGTACAGACCGCCTCGCAGCAGTCAGCAGTGCCCGGCCTCAGCCGGGCTTTGCGTTTTTAGCCCAGCACTCCGCTTCGCCTGCCGGCGAATGGCCGGAGTTTTTCTGCCTCCCCACGCATCTGTCCAGCCGCCCCACACGGCAGTATCCTGAGTGCCTATGGCCGGCCTGATCCCGCAGTCCTTCATCGATGACCTGCTCAACCGCACCGACATCGTCGAAGTGGTCAGCGCGCGCATCCAGCTGAAGAAGGCCGGCAAGAACTACACCGCCTGCTGCCCCTTCCACAAGGAAAAGACCCCTTCCTTCAGCGTCAGCCCGGACAAGCAGTTCTACTACTGCTTCGGCTGCGGCGCCGGCGGCAACGCCTTGGGCTTCGTCATGGACCACGACCAACTGGAGTTCCCCCAGGCGGTCGAGGACCTGGCCAAGCGCGCCGGCATGGAGGTCCCGCGCGAAGAAGGCGGGCGCGGCGGCAAACCGCGACAGCCCACCGACTCGCCACTCTACCCACTGCTGGCCGCCGCTGCCGAGTTCTACCGCCAGGCCCTCAAGAGCCACCCGCAGCGCCGCGCCGCGGTGGACTACCTGAAAGGTCGCGGCCTGTCCGGCGAGATCGCCCGCGACTTCGGCCTGGGCTTCGCCCCGCCGGGCTGGGACAACCTGCTCAAGCACCTGGCCGGCGACAGCCTGCAGCAGAAGGCGATGATCGATGCCGGCCTGCTGGTGGAGAATAGCGACAGCGGCAAACGCTACGACCGCTTCCGCGACCGGGTCATCTTCCCGATCCGCGACAGCCGCGGGCGGGTCATCGCCTTCGGCGGCCGGGTACTCGGCGACGACAAGCCCAAGTACCTGAACTCGCCAGAAACCCCGGTATTCCACAAGGGCCAGGAGCTCTACGGCCTGTTCGAGGCGCGCAAGAGCAATCGCGACCTCGAGGAGATCATGGTGGTCGAGGGCTACATGGACGTCATCGCCCTGGCCCAGCAGGGCCTGCGCAACGCCGTCGCCACGCTCGGCACCGCCACCAGCGAGGAGCACCTCAAGCGCCTGTTCCGCCTGGTACCCAGCGTGCTGTTCTGCTTCGACGGCGACCAGGCCGGCCGCAACGCCGCCTGGCGCGCCCTGGAGGCCACCCTGCCGAACCTGCAGGACGGCCGCCGCGCACGCTTCCTGTTCCTGCCGGACGGCGAAGACCCGGACACCCTGGTGCGCAGCGAAGGCACCGACGCCTTCCGCGCCCGCATCAACCAACAAGCCCAGCCCCTGGCGGACTATTTCTTCCAGCAGCTCGGCGAAGAGGCGGACCCGCGCTCCCTGGAAGGCAAGGCGCACCTGGCGACCCTGGCGGCCCCGCTGATCGACAAGATTCCCGGCAACAACCTGCGCACCCTGATGCGCCACCCGGAGCTGGCGCAGAAGGTCGAAGACGTCAGCCACTTCGCCGGCGAAGACGACACCTACGCCCAGCTGCTGGTGGCCCTGCTCGGCGCCCTGCAGAAGAACCCGAATCTGCGCTCGCTGCAGCTGATCGCACGCTGGCACGGCACCGAGCAGGGCCGTCTACTGCGGGCCCTGGCGGAAAAGGAGTGGCTGATTTCGGCGGACAACCTTGAACAACAGTTTTTCGACACTATAACTACCCTAGTAGCCCGCCAACGCGAGCGCAGCCTGGAACATTTGCTGCGCAAAGCCCGTCAAAGTGAATTGAGCGCAGAGGAAAAAGACCAGCTGCGCAACCTGCTGAGCCGCAACGCATCACCGGTAGTCCCGAGCCCAACTGGCGCGCGAGGGTCTTAATCGGGTATAATCCTCGGCTTGTTTTCAGCCCGCCAAGACCTTCAGTGGATAGGGTGTTATGTCCGTAAAAGCGCAACAGCAATCTCGTTTGAAAGAATTGATCAGCCGCGGTCGTGAGCAGGGTTACCTGACTTACGCGGAGGTCAATGACCACCTGCCGGAGGATATTTCCGACCCG encodes:
- the dnaG gene encoding DNA primase, producing MAGLIPQSFIDDLLNRTDIVEVVSARIQLKKAGKNYTACCPFHKEKTPSFSVSPDKQFYYCFGCGAGGNALGFVMDHDQLEFPQAVEDLAKRAGMEVPREEGGRGGKPRQPTDSPLYPLLAAAAEFYRQALKSHPQRRAAVDYLKGRGLSGEIARDFGLGFAPPGWDNLLKHLAGDSLQQKAMIDAGLLVENSDSGKRYDRFRDRVIFPIRDSRGRVIAFGGRVLGDDKPKYLNSPETPVFHKGQELYGLFEARKSNRDLEEIMVVEGYMDVIALAQQGLRNAVATLGTATSEEHLKRLFRLVPSVLFCFDGDQAGRNAAWRALEATLPNLQDGRRARFLFLPDGEDPDTLVRSEGTDAFRARINQQAQPLADYFFQQLGEEADPRSLEGKAHLATLAAPLIDKIPGNNLRTLMRHPELAQKVEDVSHFAGEDDTYAQLLVALLGALQKNPNLRSLQLIARWHGTEQGRLLRALAEKEWLISADNLEQQFFDTITTLVARQRERSLEHLLRKARQSELSAEEKDQLRNLLSRNASPVVPSPTGARGS
- the rpsU gene encoding 30S ribosomal protein S21, giving the protein MPAVKVKENEPFDVALRRFKRSCEKAGILAEVRSREFYEKPTAERKRKAAAAVKRHAKKVQREQRRSVRLY